A region of Vanessa cardui chromosome 1, ilVanCard2.1, whole genome shotgun sequence DNA encodes the following proteins:
- the LOC124530690 gene encoding pancreatic lipase-related protein 2-like, with product MKLLTILLASVALCAGSAIPLVPGDNSNYVEGVSRYIWMPDGEDVPHLVDLHAPVDEAQLLDARNGANNEYWLFTRQNPTSRQVLVNGNINSVRNSNYRANRPTKVIVHGWNNNGNTHMNPLITSAFLAVQDVNVIVLDWNRLANGLYTTAVQGVPDVGRHLGNFLIWLFNNAGGNWNQLHLVGFSLGAHVVGNAGRTIGGRAARITGLDPAGPQWGNNANALNRHSGIYVESIHTDGRALGIFDPISDADFYPNGGRNPQPGCLTPTCSHGRATELFASSIRFDHFIGRQCNNLNDAQLSSCNGGQLRMGNANLGKRGSGLFGLRTGSSWPF from the exons ATGAAACTCCTAACGATTCTTCTCGCTTCAGTAGCGt TGTGTGCTGGAAGCGCCATTCCTTTGGTGCCAGGAGACAACAGCAACTATGTCGAAGGAGTGAGCCGGTACATCTGGATGCCAGATGGCGAGGATGTTCCTCATCTGGTAGATCTTCATGCCCCAGTGGATGAAGCGCAGCTATTGGACGCTAGGAACGGCGCCAACAACGAATATTGGCTCTTTACCAG acAAAACCCAACCAGTCGTCAGGTTTTGGTCAATGGTAACATTAATTCCGTACGTAACTCGAACTACCGAGCTAACAGGCCCACCAAAGTTATTGTCCACGGATGGAACAACAATGGTAACACCCATATGAACCCGTTGATCACCTCCGCCTTCCTGGCTGTTCAAGACGTCAATGTGATTGTTTTGGACTGGAACCGTCTTGCCAACGGCTTATACACAACAGCAGTGCAAGGTGTACCTGATGTTGGCCGTCATCTTGGAAACTTCTTGATCTGGCTCTTCAATAACGCTGGTGGTAACTGGAATCAGCTGCACTTGGTGGGCTTCAGTTTGGGCGCTCATGTCGTCGGCAATGCCGGTCGTACTATTGGAGGACGGGCTGCCCGTATCACAG GATTGGATCCCGCTGGCCCACAGTGGGGTAATAACGCCAACGCACTCAATCGTCATTCCGGTATATACGTTGAATCAATCCACACCGACGGTCGTGCCCTGGGTATTTTCGATCCCATCTCTGACGCTGATTTCTACCCCAACGGTGGCAGAAACCCACAGCCTGGCTGCCTTACTCCCACTTGTTCCCACGGCCGTGCCACTGAACTTTTTGCTTCCAGTATAAGATTTGACCACTTCATTGGAAGACAGTGCAATAACCTTAATGACGCTCAACTTAGCAGCTGCAACGGTGGCCAGCTTCGCATGGGTAACGCTAACTTAGGAAAGAGAGG ATCGGGTCTATTCGGATTAAGAACTGGAAGCAGCTGGCCTTTCTAA
- the LOC124534290 gene encoding pancreatic lipase-related protein 2-like: MLYVSFILTVCAGSAVPLVPGDNSHYVEGVSRYIWMPDGEGVPHLVDLQAPVDQMELFNNRNGANNEYWLFTRNNPTSRQILVHGNANTIHNSNYRGNRPTKVIVHGWNSNGNTQMNPLITSAFLAVQDVNVIVVDWNRLANGLYTTAARGVPDVGNHLGNFLIWLFNNAGGNWNQLHLVGFSLGAHVVGNAGRTIGGRAMRVTGLDPAGPQWGGNSNALNRNSGIYVESIHTDGGVLGIFDPISDADFYPNGGRNPQPGCLIPTCSHGRATEFFASSIRFNHFIGRQCNNVHEAQLSTCNGNQHRMGNADLGKRGFGLFGLRTGNNWPF; encoded by the exons atgcTTTATGTGTCGTTTATTTTAACAGTTTGTGCTGGAAGCGCTGTTCCTCTGGTACCAGGAGATAACAGCCACTATGTCGAAGGAGTGAGCCGCTACATCTGGATGCCAGATGGCGAGGGTGTTCCTCATCTGGTAGATCTTCAGGCCCCAGTAGATCAAATGGAGCTGTTTAATAATAGAAATGGCGCCAACAACGAGTACTGGCTTTTTACCAG AAACAACCCAACTAGTCGTCAAATTTTGGTCCATGGTAACGCTAATACCATACATAATTCGAACTACCGAGGTAACAGACCGACCAAAGTCATTGTCCATGGATGGAACAGCAATGGCAACACCCAAATGAATCCATTGATAACGTCCGCCTTCCTGGCTGTTCAAGACGTCAATGTGATCGTAGTAGACTGGAACCGTCTTGCAAACGGATTATATACAACAGCAGCGCGCGGTGTTCCTGATGTTGGAAATCATCTAGGAAACTTCTTAATCTGGCTCTTCAATAACGCCGGTGGCAACTGGAACCAGCTACACTTGGTGGGCTTCAGTTTGGGTGCCCATGTCGTTGGCAATGCTGGTCGCACTATCGGCGGTCGCGCTATGCGTGTAACAG GTCTAGACCCTGCGGGTCCACAGTGGGGTGGTAACTCTAATGCACTCAATCGTAATTCTGGTATATACGTCGAATCGATCCACACTGACGGTGGTGTTCTGGGCATTTTCGATCCTATCTCTGACGCTGATTTCTACCCCAACGGTGGCAGAAACCCGCAGCCTGGCTGCCTTATTCCCACTTGTTCCCACGGCCGTGCCACTGAGTTTTTCGCTTCCAGTATAAGATTTAACCACTTTATTGGCAGACAGTGCAATAACGTTCATGAAGCTCAACTTAGCACCTGCAATGGTAATCAGCATCGTATGGGGAACGCTGACTTAGGGAAACGAGG ATTCGGATTATTCGGTTTGAGGACTGGAAACAACTGGCCTTTCTAA